In Coturnix japonica isolate 7356 chromosome 7, Coturnix japonica 2.1, whole genome shotgun sequence, one DNA window encodes the following:
- the LCT gene encoding lactase-phlorizin hydrolase, with amino-acid sequence MELVCKTAVLFLLVSISFGIDGELAQNFVAIAGPLPTTLAHRLHLQSHVLPKEALDPAVSEAHDDFCQQDTVTSQLPQYFSHLREVGVTHYKVFLPWARILPDGDAKKPDEAQVQCHQELLKMLVAADLRPVVVLHHKGVPDSVAVGRNTSSFADLFVDYAEFSFVAFGGLADMWLTFSDLPELLQSLPYSDPQVCVQALAAAHNRAYSVYHEKYSISGGKLSIALGMDLNLDRTSSELLSVSLQDSVDFLSLSLQYWCGNETDFYLKLSEFQNVWKDTEVLLFSLKLLDCGSFEENPFIPVAAIVTAINKEKTRTIGYDVNEFLDFSSHVLSKTYTLQENPIAALVPRSSYQTVWEMFANQSELERDNFLQDVFPSGFLWGTSTGAFNIEGAWAEDGKGESIWDQFGHEGHVYMNQTTDVACDSYHKTSYDVYLLRGLHPQLYKFSISWPRIFPAGTNETIALKGVDYYNQLIDRLLEANIEPMVTLFHWDLPQALQVLGGWQNDSIIDAFANYADFCFATFGDRVKFWVTFHEPWVISYAGYGTGEHPPGITDPGIASYKVAHTILKAHAKVWHLYNDRYRSQQQGRVGLVLNSDWAEPQTPANSEDVKASERYLQFMLGWFAHPVFVNGDYPDILKAQIQEINQQCSTTVAQLPVFTEEEKTWVKGTADFFGLSHYTSHLVSAVTNATCTPGYESIGNFSLHVDPSWPKTASSSIHVVPWGLRRLLKFVSQEYTGTKIPIYIAGNGMPTEAVGDLINDTLRVDYFRRYINEALKAVKLDAVDVQSYVARSLVDGFEGPGGYSLKFGLHHVNFEDSNRPRTPRASAYFYSSVIENNGFPSKVSKRSSVSVAFGLPTPSKLPSLPASEVPSKSKIVWQKFSSQTDFERDTYFYGTFPEDFTWGVSSSAYQIEGGWDADGKGPSVWDNFTHVPGNIKNNETGDVACNSYNKVEEDIYLLRALGVKNYRFSLSWPRIFPNGRNNSINSHGVDYYNRLIDGLVANNITPIVTLYHWDLPQALQDIGGWENSELIELFDSFADFCFQTFGDRVKFWLTFNEPQVIAWVSYGMGEFPPNVKNPGVAPYEVAHTLLKAHARVYHTYDDKYRASQGGVISLCLNIDWIEPKTPNNPRDIEAADRYMQFTVGWFAHPVFKNGDYPEVMKWKAGNRSELQNLPSSRLPVFTAEEREYIRGTADVLCFNTYTAKLVTHATTRLNPSSYEYDQEISTEVDSSWPTSALAQHRAVAWGLRRLLNWVKEEYGNPPMYIIENGVGIKTKSDVDDHTRILYHKTYIDEALKAYKLDGVNLRGYNAWSFLDFFEWLNGYEPRFGLHEVDFDDPNRPRTPRRSAVYYAEIIRNNGIPLPKEDEFLYGEFPKNFCWSVATAAYQIEGAWRADGKGLSIWDKFAHTPLKISNDDNGDVACDSYHKIEEDVEMLKRLKVSHYRFSISWARVLPDGTTRYVNEKGLNYYERLIDALLAANITPQVTLYHWDLPQALQDIGGWENDTIVQRFKEYAELLFQRLGDKVKFWITLNEPYNTAYLGYGFGSAAPGISVRPGRAPYVVGHNLIKAHAEAWHLYNETYRAKQGGLISITINSDWAEPRNPHKQEDFDAARRYLQFLIGWFAHPIFKNGDYNEVMKTRIRERSLAQGLSSSRLPEFTESEKQRIKGTYDYFGLNHYTTVLTYKYEYATGILSYDADRGVASVTDRSWLNSGSFWLKVTPFGFRKLLRWIKEEYNNPPIYVTENGVSERGAVDFNDTWRMHYHRNYINEALKAVVLDGVDLRGYTAWTLMDNFEWAVGFDERFGFYHVNYTDPTLPRLPKASARYYAQIISCNGFPDPAKGPHPCLETEPEVIPDTTPGLAGSVRFLGLDLTSQSAEIALYVLFALSAIGALGLTLISYKYGTLSKRYHKQSSMELSRM; translated from the exons ATGGAGCTGGTTTGTAAGACAGCTGTCCTTTTCTTGTTAGTCTCTATTAGCTTTGGGATAGATGGGGAATTAGCTCAGAACTTTGTTGCCATTGCTGGACCTCTGCCTACCACATTAGCGCACAGATTGCATCTGCAAAGCCATGTTCTACCCAAAGAAGCTTTGGACCCTGCTGTATCTGAAGCCCATGATGACTTCTGTCAGCAAGATACTGTGACTTCCCAGCTGCCGCAGTACTTCTCCCACCTCCGTGAGGTTGGGGTAACACATTACAAAGTCTTCTTGCCATGGGCACGCATTCTTCCTGATGGGGATGCCAAGAAGCCAGATGAAGCTCAAGTGCAATgccaccaggagctgctgaaaaTGCTGGTTGCTGCAGACCTCAGGCCAGTGGTAGTTCTCCATCACAAGGGTGTTCCTGACAGTGTGGCTGTAGGCAGGAACACAAGCTCTTTTGCTGACCTTTTTGTGGACTATGCAGAGTTCAGTTTCGTTGCTTTTGGAGGTTTGGCTGATATGTGGCTCACCTTCAGTGACCTGCCTGAGCTCCTGCAAAGCCTGCCTTACAGTGACCCCCAGGTCTGCGTCCAGGCCTTGGCTGCTGCTCACAACAGAGCTTACAGTGTTTACCATGAGAAATACTCCATATCAG gtgGAAAGCTGTCCATTGCTTTAGGAATGGATCTGAACTTGGATAGAACTTCATCTgagctgctttcagtttctcttcag GACTCAGTAGACTTCCTGTCTCTTAGCCTTCAGTACTGGTgtggaaatgaaacagatttctaCCTGAAACTGAGTGAATTCCAG AATGTCTGGAAGGACACAGAGGTGTTGCTTTTTAGCCTAAAGCTCCTTGATTGTGGTTCCTTTGAAGAGAATCCATTCATACCAGTAGCTGCCATTGTCACTG ctattAATAAAGAGAAGACACGTACGATTGGATACGATGTGAATGAATTCTTGGACTTCTCATCTCATGTTTTAAG caaaacataTACTCTGCAAGAGAATCCAATTGCTGCTCTTGTCCCTCGCTCCTCCTATCAAACAGTTTGGGAAATGTTTGCTAACCAGTCTGAATTGGAGAGGGATAATTTCCTGCAAGATGTTTTCCCAAGTGGTTTCCTCTGGGGCACGTCCACAGGTGCCTTTAATATTGAAGGAGCCTGGGCAGAGGATGGGAAAGGAGAGAGCATCTGGGATCAGTTTGGGCACGAAGGTCATGTCTACATGAACCAAACAACAGATGTGGCATGTGACAGCTACCATAAAACCAGCTATGATGTTTATTTGCTTAGAGGTCTTCATCCCCAGCTGTACAAATTTTCTATATCCTGGCCTAGAATTTTCCCTGCTGGCACCAATGAAACCATTGCATTAAAGGGTGTGGATTATTATAACCAATTAATTGACAGGTTGCTAGAGGCTAACATTGAGCCCATGGTGACTCTTTTCCACTGGGACCTCCCACAGGCTCTTCAGGTTCTTGGTGGCTGGCAGAATGACAGTATCATAGATGCTTTTGCAAACTACGCGGACTTCTGCTTTGCCACTTTTGGGGATCGGGTCAAGTTTTGGGTTACATTCCATGAGCCTTGGGTTATCAGCTATGCTGGCTATGGCACCGGAGAGCATCCTCCAGGAATCACTGACCCAGGAATAGCATCTTACAAG GTGGCTCACACAATTCTCAAGGCTCATGCTAAGGTCTGGCACCTGTACAATGACAGATACCGTTctcagcagcagggaagggtaGGGCTGGTGCTGAACTCGGATTGGGCTGAACCCCAGACTCCAGCCAACTCTGAGGACGTGAAGGCATCAGAGAGGTACCTGCAGTTCATGCTTGGCTGGTTTGCTCACCCTGTGTTTGTTAACGGTGACTACCCAGATATCCTGAAGGCTCAGATCCAGGAAATAAACCAGCAGTGCTCCACAACAGTTGCACAGCTGCCTGTGTTTACGGAGGAGGAGAAAACCTGGGTGAAAGgaacagcagatttttttggCCTTTCCCATTACACTTCCCACTTGGTTAGTGCTGTGACTAATGCTACCTGCACACCAGGATACGAAAGCATCGGGAACTTCTCTTTGCATGTAGATCCTTCGTGGCCAAAGACGGCCTCTTCTTCAATCCACGTGGTCCCATGGGGATTAAGAAGGCTGCTGAAATTTGTGTCCCAGGAATATACAGGGACAAAGATCCCGATTTACATAGCAGGAAATGGTATGCCAACTGAAGCCGTAGGGGATCTTATTAATGACACACTGCGAGTGGATTATTTCCGCCGATACATCAATGAGGCTCTAAAag CGGTAAAACTAGATGCAGTTGATGTTCAGTCATACGTTGCTCGATCCCTGGTTGATGGCTTTGAAGGCCCAGGGGGCTACAGCCTAAAATTTGGGCTACATCATGTGAATTTTGAAGACAGCAACAGACCAAGGACTCCCAGGGCAAGTGCTTACTTCTATTCCAGTGTTATTGAAAATAATGGTTTCCCATCCAAAGTCTCAAAGAGAAGTTCTGTGTCGGTGGCGTTTGGTCTACCCACACCATCAAAGTTGCCAAGTCTACCAGCATCAGAAGTTCCCTCTAAGTCAAAGATTGTCTGGCAGAAGTTTTCATCCCAAACAGACTTTGAGAGGGACACGTACTTCTATGGGACGTTCCCAGAGGACTTTACATGGGGCGTGTCATCTTCTGCATACCAGATAGAGGGAGGTTGGGATGCGGATGGCAAAGGACCCAGTGTTTGGGATAACTTCACCCACGTACCAGGAAACATAAAAAACAACGAAACTGGAGATGTGGCTTGTAATAGCTACAACAAAGTGGAGGAAGATATTTACCTGCTGAGAGCCTTAGGAGTAAAGAACTATCGTTTCTCTCTGTCCTGGCCTCGAATTTTCCCCAACGGAAGGAACAATTCAATAAACAGCCATGGTGTTGATTACTATAACCGTCTCATTGATGGACTGGTCGCAAACAACATCACTCCAATTGTCACCCTGTACCACTGGGACCTGCCACAAGCTCTGCAGGACATTGGTGGCTGGGAGAACAGTGAGTTGATCGAACTGTTTGACAGTTTTGCAGACTTCTGCTTCCAGACCTTTGGGGACAGGGTGAAATTCTGGCTGACGTTCAATGAACCCCAAGTCATTGCCTGGGTTAGCTATGGGATGGGTGAATTTCCACCCAATGTCAAAAATCCTGGTGTTGCTCCCTATGAAGTGGCACACACCTTACTGAAAGCTCACGCCAGAGTCTACCACACGTATGATGACAAATACAGAGCGAGTCAGGGAGGGGTCATTTCTCTGTGTCTCAATATTGATTGGATTGAGCCAAAGACACCAAACAACCCCAGGGACATAGAAGCTGCAGACAGATACATGCAGTTTACGGTGGGGTGGTTTGCACATCCAGTTTTCAAAAATGGGGACTACCCTGAAGTCATGAAATGGAAAGCTGGGAACAGGAGTGAGCTCCAAAACCTGCCGTCATCCCGCCTACCAGTTTTCACAGCTGAAGAGCGTGAGTACATCAGGGGCACAGCGGATGTTTTGTGTTTCAACACCTACACTGCCAAACTTGTAACCCATGCAACAACCCGTCTGAATCCCTCCTCTTATGAGTATGACCAGGAAATATCAACAGAAGTTGACAGCTCTTGGCCTACCTCAGCTCTTGCTCAACATCGGGCTGTGGCCTGGGGGCTGCGGAGGCTGCTGAACTGGGTCAAAGAAGAGTATGGGAATCCCCCAATGTACATCATTGAGAACGGGGTGGGGATAAAGACCAAATCAGATGTTGATGACCACACCAGGATACTTTACCACAAAACATACATTGATGAAGCTTTAAAAG CTTACAAGCTGGATGGAGTTAATCTGAGAGGATACAATGCTTGGtcttttctggatttctttgaATGGTTGAATGGTTATGAACCAAGATTTGGATTGCACGAGGTTGATTTTGATGATCCCAACAGGCCCAGAACCCCAAGACGTTCAGCTGTGTACTATGCAGAAATCATTCGCAATAATGGCATCCCATTGCCGAAAGAAGATGAATTTTTATATGGGGAGTTTCCAAAGAACTTTTGTTGGAGTGTAGCAACAGCTGCATATCAG ATTGAGGGAGCATGGAGAGCAGATGGGAAAGGACTTAGCATTTGGGACAAATTCGCTCACACTCCTTTGAAAATCAGCAATGATGACAATGGAGATGTAGCTTGTGACAGCTACCACAAGATTGAGGAGGATGTGGAAATGCTGAAACGCCTCAAGGTGTCTCACTATCGCTTTTCAATCTCCTGGGCCCGCGTTCTCCCAGATGGGACCACCAGATACGTCAATGAAAAGGGACTGAACTACTATGAAAGGCTAATTGATGCTCTTCTGGCAGCCAACATTACGCCTCAG GTCACTCTCTATCACTGGGATCTCCCACAGGCACTGCAGGACATCGGTGGGTGGGAGAATGATACCATCGTTCAGAGGTTTAAGGAATATGCTGAGCTCCTTTTCCAGAGATTGGGAGACAAAGTGAAATTTTGGATAACCCTTAATGAACCCTACAACACTGCATATCTTGGCTATGGCtttggctctgctgctccag GTATCTCTGTTAGACCTGGGCGAGCACCCTATGTGGTGGGGCACAACCTAATCAAGGCCCACGCAGAAGCCTGGCACCTCTACAATGAGACTTACCGTGCGAAACAAGGAGGGCTGATCTCTATCACCATCAACTCTGACTGGGCTGAACCAAGGAACCCACACAAACAGGAGGATTTTGATGCTGCCAGACGATACTTGCAG TTTTTAATAGGTTGGTTTGCTCATCCCATTTTCAAGAACGGCGATTATAATGAAGTGATGAAAACAAGGATTCGGGAACGCAGCCTGGCCCAGGGTCTGAGCAGCTCCCG ACTTCCAGAATTTActgaaagtgaaaagcaaagaattaaaGGCACATATGACTACTTTGGTCTAAATCATTACACTACTGTTTTAACATACAAGTATGAGTATGCTACTGGTATTCTGTCGTATGATGCTGACAG GGGTGTTGCTTCAGTAACTGACCGCAGCTGGCTGAACTCTGGTTCCTTCTGGCTAAAGGTGACGCCCTTTGGCTTCCGAAAGCTGCTGAGGTGGATAAAGGAAGAGTACAACAACCCTCCTATTTATGTGACTGAAAATGGGGTATCGGAGAGGGGAGCTGTAGATTTCAATGACACCTGGCGAATGCATTACCATCGGAACTACATTAATGAAGCGCTGAAAG ctgtcGTGCTTGATGGCGTTGACCTGCGTGGTTACACGGCATGGACACTGATGGACAACTTTGAGTGGGCAGTGGGCTTTGATGAAAGGTTTGGGTTCTACCACGTGAATTACACGGACCCCACGCTGCCACGGCTCCCCAAGGCCTCTGCCAGGTACTACGCACAGATCATCAGCTGCAATGGCTTTCCAGATCCTGCAAAGGGCCCACATCCCTGTCTGGAAACGGAGCCTGAAG TGATACCAGACACCACACCGGGACTGGCTGGCAGTGTGCGCTTTTTGGGACTAGATTTAACATCACAGAGTGCAGAAATAGCACTCtatgtgctttttgctttgtctgcaaTCGGAGCACTGGGCCTGACGcttatttcatataaatatgGAACATTATCCAAAAGATATCATAAGCAATCATCCATGGAACTTAGTAGAATGTAA
- the MCM6 gene encoding DNA replication licensing factor MCM6: MDLAVAAGGAGAVQQHQQLRDEVAEKCQKLFQDFLEEFQNSDGEVKYLRDAEELIRPERNTLTVSFVDLEQFNQQLSTTVQEEFYRVYPYLCRAVRTFARDHGNIPANKDFYVAFQDLPTRHKIRELTSAKIGSLMRISGQVVRTHPVHPELVSGTFLCLDCQTVIKDVEQQFKYTQPNICRNPVCANRRRFLLDTNKSRFVDFQKVRIQETQAELPRGSIPRSVEVILRAEAVESAQAGDKCDFTGSLIVVPDVAQLSTPGVRAETGSRVSGTDGYEAEGIRGLRALGVRELSYKLVFLACYVAPTNPRFGGKELRDEEQTAESIKNQMTVKEWEKVFEMSQDKNLYHNLCTSLFPTIHGNDEVKRGVLLMLFGGVPKTTSEGTSLRGDINVCVVGDPSTAKSQFLRHVDEFSPRAVYTSGKASSAAGLTAAVVKDEESHEFVIEAGALMLADNGVCCIDEFDKMDMRDQVAIHEAMEQQTISITKAGVKATLNARTSILAAANPVGGRYDRSKSLKQNINLSAPIMSRFDLFFILVDECNEVTDYAIARRIVDLHARVEESVDRVYSLDDIRRYLLFARQFKPKISKESEDFIVEQYKRLRQRDSSGVTKSSWRITVRQLESMIRLSEAMARMHCCDEVHPKHVKEAFRLLNKSIIRVETPDINLDQDDEQEMEYQEEQDGVNGEAEAPAGVNGLVNGTSGHSEDMNKDAAPKASLRLGFSEYRRISNLLVLHLRKAEEEEDDSSLKKSELINWYLKEIESEIESEEELINKKKIIEKVIYRLTRYDHILIELSQSGLRGSKEEETFDEDPYLVVNPNYMLED; the protein is encoded by the exons ATGGACCTGGCGGTGGCGGCCGGCGGAGCGGGAGCGGTAcaacagcatcagcagctgcGGGATGAGGTGGCCGAGAAGTGCCAGAAGCTGTTCCAGGATTTTCTCGAGGA ATTCCAGAATAGTGATGGGGAGGTCAAATACCTGCGTGATGCTGAGGAGCTGATCCGGCCGGAGCGTAACACACTGACCGTGAGCTTTGTGGATTTGGAGCAGTTCAATCAGCAGCTCTCTACCACTGTTCAGGAGGAATTTTACAG ggTTTATCCTTATCTTTGCCGAGCAGTGAGGACTTTTGCTAGAGACCATGGAAACATTCCTGCAAACAAGGACTTCTATGTCGCGTTTCAGGATCTTCCTACCAGACACAA GATTCGAGAACTGACATCTGCCAAAATTGGCTCGCTGATGCGTATCAGTGGGCAGGTGGTACGTACCCACCCAGTTCATCCAGAGCTTGTCAGTGGAACCTTCCTCTGCCTGGACTGCCAGACAGTGATTAAGGATGTGGAACAGCAATTTAAGTATACACAGCCAAACATCTGCAGAAACCCAGTCTGTGCCAACAGAAGGAGATTCCTGCTGGACACAAACAAATCAAGATTTGTTGACTTCCAAAAG GTTCGCATTCAAGAGACACAGGCCGAGTTGCCCCGAGGCAGCATTCCTCGAAGCGTGGAAGTGATCTTGCGTGCAGAAGCAGTAGAATCTGCTCAGGCAGGTGACAAATGTGACTTCACAGGGTCACTGATTGTTGTGCCTGATGTGGCTCAGCTGTCAACACCAG GAGTACGTGCAGAAACTGGCTCACGGGTTAGTGGGACAGACGGCTATGAAGCTGAAGGAATCCGGGGACTTCGTGCCCTTGGAGTCAGAGAATTGTCCTACAAACTGGTCTTTTTAGCCTGTTATGTTGCACCAACAAATCCACGG TTCGGTGGAAAAGAGCTTCGAGATGAAGAACAGActgcagaaagcattaaaaaccaGATGACAGTAAAAGAGTGGGAAAAGGTGTTTGAAATGAGCCAAGATAAGAATCTCTATCATAATCTGTGTACCAGCCTCTTCCCCACTATCCATG GCAATGATGAAGTGAAACGTGGCGTTCTGCTGATGCTTTTTGGAGGAGTTCCTAAGACCACCTCAGAGGGCACTTCACTGCGTGGGGACATCAATGTTTGTGTTGTTGGTGATCCGAGTACAGCCAAGAGTCAATTTCTAAG GCATGTGGATGAATTCAGTCCTCGTGCTGTATACACCAGCGGGAAAGCCTCCAGTGCTGCTGGTCTAACAGCAGCTGTTGTAAAAGATGAAGAGTCACATGAATTTGTCATTGAAGCTGGAGCACTGATGTTGGCAGATAAT GGTGTTTGTTGCATTGATGAATTTGACAAAATGGACATGCGGGATCAGGTTGCCATTCATGAGGCAATGGAGCAGCAGACTATATCCATTACTAAAGCTGGAGTAAAG gCTACCCTGAATGCCAGGACCTCCATTTTGGCTGCAGCAAACCCAGTTGGTGGCCGCTATGACAGATCTAAGTCATTGAAACAGAATATAAACCTGTCAGCTCCCATCATGTCTCGGTTTGATCTCTTCTTCATCCTTGTGGATGAATGTAATGAG GTCACAGATTACGCCATTGCCAGACGCATAGTGGATCTGCATGCCAGAGTAGAAGAATCTGTTGATCGTGTCTATTCATTAGATGATATTAGAAGGTACCTGCTGTTTGCAAGACAGTTTAAACCAAAG ATATCTAAGGAATCTGAGGACTTCATAGTGGAGCAGTATAAACGCCTTCGGCAGCGTGACAGCTCTGGGGTGACAAAGTCATCCTGGAGAATCACAGTGCGGCAGCTGGAAAGCATGATTCGCTTGTCTGAAGCCATGGCCCGTATGCACTGCTGTGATGAG GTTCATCCAAAACATGTGAAGGAAGCTTTCAGGCTTTTAAACAAATCCATCATTAGAGTTGAGACACCTGATATCAATCTAGACCAAGATGATGAGCAGGAAATGGAGTACCAAGAAGAGCAGGATGGAGTCAATG GTGAAGCAGAAGCTCCTGCTGGAGTCAATGGACTTGTGAATGGGACAAGTGGCCATTCTGAGGACATGAACAAGGATGCAGCACCCAAAGCTTCTCTTAGGCTGGGCTTCTCTGAGTACCGACGAATTTCTAATCTTCTCGTGTTGCacctcagaaaagcagaggaag AAGAGGATGATTCATCGTTAAAGAAAAGTGAACTTATTAATTGGTATCTGAAGGAAATTGAATCTGAAATTGAATCAGAAGAAGAGctaataaacaaaaagaagatcATTGAGAAAGTCATTTACCGACTTACACGTTAT GACCACATTCTGATCGAACTGTCCCAGTCAGGCCTGAGGGGTTCCAAAGAAGAGGAGACTTTTGATGAAGACCCGTACCTGGTTGTCAACCCCAACTATATGCTGGAGGACTAA